DNA sequence from the Halococcus salsus genome:
AGAGGTCAGCATCGGCAAGGACGCCTATACGTTCAATGGAGAGCTACAGGCATTCGAGTTCGAAGGGGGTGCTATCGAGGTTACCATCGACGGAAAATCTGCTCACGTCGGCCAACTCCCGGACCAGGCGATGATTCTCTTCTCCGAACGAGAATACTGGGATGCGGAGTACGAGGTTACAGTCAGCGGCTCGATTCGAGAAGTGCTCTACGAAGGGCAAAGCGGCCAGAGACAGTCTATTAGTGAGAGGACGATCTCCGGTTGGGTCTGGGGAGGGGCAGCCGACAAGTTCACCTACGATGGGGAAATCGAGTCGTTCACTACTAACGACCCCGACGAGCTCGAGGCTTACTCCAACTACGAGAAGCTCTACTGAGCTAGTTTCGGGGCTCGCATCGCTTCGGTGACTCACACATTTTGGCCTACTCAACCTGTATCCGATTGTAGCAGTGGGTACAGGGGATCTCGTTCGGGTGGTCTTCGGCGTCGAACTCCACCCACACCCCACAGACGTCGCAGGCGACGGCTGCCATGCCACCCTCTGACGTGCTGTTCCTCATTTGAGCGTTCCGCGGCTTGCTCTCCGAGAACACCGTTCGTCAGTGGTAATACCGTTCCCTCGGCCGGCAGCTGGTAGGCCAGATTCTCACACAAAGCTTATCACATGTCACCCACACAAGACTTATTACAAAACCACTAAGATTCCTTACTGAATATGAGATCCACTAACCCCTTCCGCAAGTCGGAAAATTCACAGACCGTCGATGTCACCCGACGTCGATTCTTAGCAACTGGTGCGGCCGGGGTGGCGGGCATCGGAGCGCTCGGAAGTCTTGGGAGTGCTGCAGCGGCTCCGGACCAGCATCTGCTCACTATCGAAGGCACTGGTTACTCAACCAACTACTCGTTCACTGTCGGTGGCGATCTCGAGCAGGTCACGGCGGAAGGCGCGACGATCCAGGATAACGACAACGTCGTCATGCAGAGCGCCCACGGCGAGGTCAGCAACGGGAAAGACGCCTACACGTTCACTGGCCCGCTCTACTCGTTCAACTTCGATGAATCGAACGACATCAGTGTGAAGCTCGACGGTGAATCAGCCTACGTTGGAAATCGGGCCGACCACACGCTCCTCATCGAAGGGACCGGTCCGTCCACGACGTATTCGTTCTCAGCCTATGGACTGATCCAGCAGAGCGAGGCCTACGGAGCGAGCAGAAACTCCAGAGACCGGACCAATTCCTACGGCGGGGAAGGGGAAGTTAGCATCGGCAAGGATGCCTATACGTACAGCGGAGATCTGGTAGCCTTCGAATTCGATCAAGCTGGAGCTATCCGAGCTACCATCGATGGGAAAGCCGCTCACGTCGGACAGCGTCCCGATTATGCCCTTACCATCGTCGCTAATGATGGGTACGTCGAATACGAGGTCGAAATCGATGGCAATATTCGAGAGGTGACAAGTTCCGATGGGAGTCCAGATAGCGTCGACGGAAACACGTTCTCCGGTACTCTTCAAGGAGTTGGGCTCGACCGGTTCACCTACGATGGCGAGATCGAATCATTCACGCACTCCGGAAGAGGTGACTTCAGCGCTTACAGGAACTACCAGCAAATCAAATAACGGAGTGTGGCGGTCATCTTCTCAGCAGTTTTCGTTCGAGATAGTGACCTTATTGGGAACTGATGTGAAAGCAGAACTCAGGGACCCGCGTAGCTGCGATGATTCGCGCGTTCGCGGCCTTGGCGCGGTGACGACGAGGCCACGACCTCGGGCGCGACGATCGTGAGCTGGTGGTCCTGCTCGACGACGTCCGAGAGCATCCCGAGTCGGGCGTGAATGACGTGTGTTTCCGTCCCGACCATCGGGTAACGAACGCGTTCCGGGCGGCACGGGCCGCCGTAGAGACGTCCGACCGTCCACTGGCCGTCGTCGGAGTGGCGGTAGACGACCGCGCCGATCGCGCTGCCTTCCTGGAGCTCGTCGTTGCAGTCGGCGTTCGTACAGCGGACCAGGCCGTCGTGGCCGACCGCCATCCCGCGGACGGCCTGAAGTGCAGCGTTGGGTTCATTCGCTGGCCTCCAGAAGGTCCGCATAGGTGTCGAGGACGGTCTGGAAGGTCTCTTTCTCGGACTCGCCGACGTGCGCGACCTCTTCGACGTGCCGGCACTCCTCGTGGTCGACCCGCAGCGAGTGCGGGATCTCCGACACCATGCCACTTGGGAAGGCGGATTCGAGTTCGCCGTCGTGGTGGACGAGCCGCGCGCCCCCACAACGTCGTGAGACAGGTAGGCGTCGCTGCTGTCAACGTCCTCCGCGACGCTCACACTTCTCGGCGTCGACGTACCCGCGCATCGCGACGAGGTACACCGAATTTCGTCGCCGAAATCAGCACGTAGCATTAACTGGTCATTGGTGTCCGTGATCCGAGTCTCTAGTTTCAGACAACGGATCGTGGGATACGAAGGCTATATGCGGGCATCCCAGTACGAGACCGACGCGACGTGGTCG
Encoded proteins:
- a CDS encoding pre-peptidase, whose protein sequence is MRSTNPFRKSENSQTVDVTRRRFLATGAAGVAGIGALGSLGSAAAAPDQHLLTIEGTGYSTNYSFTVGGDLEQVTAEGATIQDNDNVVMQSAHGEVSNGKDAYTFTGPLYSFNFDESNDISVKLDGESAYVGNRADHTLLIEGTGPSTTYSFSAYGLIQQSEAYGASRNSRDRTNSYGGEGEVSIGKDAYTYSGDLVAFEFDQAGAIRATIDGKAAHVGQRPDYALTIVANDGYVEYEVEIDGNIREVTSSDGSPDSVDGNTFSGTLQGVGLDRFTYDGEIESFTHSGRGDFSAYRNYQQIK